The following nucleotide sequence is from Cellvibrio sp. PSBB006.
CATGAAGACCATTCACTTTTTTGCATCTTTAATTATTGCTTTGGGACTGTTGAGCGGTTGCTCCAGGGAAGAAGTCGAAAATACTACCGACGCGGTGAAGGATTCCGCTGCTGAAATGCAGGATGCTGCTGAAGAGACTCTGGAAAAGGCCGGAGATACTGTGGAAGACGTAGCGGAAGCTACCGCCGAAACAGCAGAGGATTGGGCCGACAAGGCAGCCGACGCTGCTGAGGAAACCGGTGAAGCGATGAAAGATGGCTATGAAAATACCGTAGACGCTATGGACGACGCCGCCGAAACCACAGAAGAAAAAGCTGAAGAGATGGTTGAATAGTATTCTTCTGGCGTCAGAGCACTAAGTATTTGTCATTAGGTGCCCCCCCCCCCGGGGGGGCACCCTGTTCCTTAAAGACCTTTTTCTATAACTACTTGCCTGTGGCTTTCCTGTACTCAGTAGCAGCGTTATTTTTTTCTTTAATAACCCCTTGACCATGTTTATGATGAGGGTCGTCGTTGCCTCTATCTCTCAGATTGGCTCTGGCATTCATCTCTTTGGTAAGACTTGATCGTCGGCTTGGATAACCTCGATTAAATTTCGCACACAGATCACACTTATGACCTACAGCGGGCGTGCTTTTTGCCCTTGTCCTCATAGAACAGCCACAATAGTGACAGGTAACCTCTCGTAGCGGAGCAACCATTGGATGATTTGTCGGCTCTTGAGGTATTGGCTGCTCATAAAAACATTGTGCATTCTTTGCTTCTTGCTCCTCATTCTCAAACTTTTCAATTAATAATTGGGTGTTTTCCAAAAGCAATGTACGCTCTTCATCTGTCAACAATCGACTCTTTCCTGATGAATAGAATGGCTCTTCAAACGTTTCGATATTCCCATACAAAATCTCGTAACATTTGCACCCAAAAACAGTTATCTTCCCATTATCGTTCACAATATGGATTTGCTTGTAAACTGTTCGGGTACAAGAGGGCGATTGACAATATACCCTGGCGTCTTTATCGACTTCGACCACAGCAAGAAGCTTGTGCATAACATTTCTTCCCAGGCTAGAATATTCCTAAATCTCTTTCTTCATCTCTTATTGATTCATGCGCGATCTGTTGATCAATGTATAAAATATGTTCTTTAACCCAACGACGAACATTAATATTTTCATGATCGATCAAGGGCAATAGAGCCGTTTTATCGGCCTCTAAATAGGGCACTAAAGATCCAGACCAACCACGAGTTACCATATTAGCGCTAAGTGCACTACAGACTCGTCTGTCACCACCGAACATCTCCAGCAACTTTATAACCAGCTCTGACGGTCGCAATTCTTCATCGACCATTTCTAAGATATTCATCGCACCAGCAATAAATACAGGGCCAACGTCTGGATATGATTTACACCATAAAATCATATCGTCCGCAGGAATTACAGATAATACACTAGAGCTCTTAGCCGAAAAGCTATCTTGTCTGTCCAGAAGATTCTTAAGATGATATTTTGATATACCTTCTGACTCAATAATTGCATCACCGAATAATGGCCATAGAATACTTCCATAATCGGTCATTAGCTGCAGCAATAATGGTTTAATATAAATTGAAGCGTCAGAGTAATCTAAGCCATTTTTACCTGAAAAAATTATCTGATTGGCAATAGCAATGGCAAAATCCTCGTCATGATCATCCAATATTTTATTTACAAGATCATGCCATTTATAAACATCTGTGCTAGATCTATTTCCTGCCTTATCCAATCGAACCGAAAGCAATAGTTTCTTTAACACATCTCGCAATACAGATAAATTATTTTTATTTATATAGCAGTATGAATAAACAACTTCCAACGCAGACCAGCTCGCAACATCTCCAAGCTCTGTCAACTTCAGACAAAAATTTGATATAACGCCCGCTGATAAACCCTGTGTCAGCCCACCAAAAACAATCGCATTAGCACTATCCAGAGGGATAAAATCTTCACGGATTAACTTTAGCAAACACTCAAGGTGCTTTTCCTGAATAGCTCCAGTACCAATAAGACGCGGATATAGTTTTATTCGTTTCTCATCAGTTAAGAGAAGATCTATAAGTTCAGACCACAACTCAGGGCATACTTCATATACCCCCCTATACATACCGCATAAAAATGCAGGATTGGGATAATCACACGAGAAAAACTGAGCAAGTGACAGCTCAATCAATGGCCTCGGATTATTTAACTCAGTAGTCAATCGACGCCCAAAAGAGTATGACTGCTTTTGCTCACCATTGAGAAGAAGGGCCAAATGAGGAGTTAAACTGTCAATGTTTTTAGACACTTCTACTGCAAATAATTTTGCATTCTCAGCCGCAACATCAATATGCACGCCTCGCACCTCCTTATGCTCCCAAGGAGGGTTAACAACTACAATTTTTAGCCTCTCAAATAAATTGCCATTGTCAGGCTTAAGAAGCTCCAGCCAAGTGTTAAGCGCTGACTCAGCCTCTGGCCTCATGCCTTTTGAATCATAACTGAAAGCATGCTTTATGCTTTCCAATGCTTCAGGCCAATATGGGCCATTTTTTGAAACAACATAACGAATAGCAGAGTCCAACATCTCTATCCGACCTCGTGAAACAAACCCCCGAATTGAATGACCAATCATCGACAAAACCTCTACTTTCTGAAGAGGACCCCTTTCATACATCACTAAAAGAAAATTAAAACACTCTTGCCAATAATTAAAAATTTCTTGCCATATGCGGGGCCTCCACTCTTCCAATGGAGGTCTAGACCCTTGATATTCCGCCCCAATAGTTCTATGACCTCCAAAAGTATCAATAGCAGCGCTCAGCGCTTTTAATAAAACCATATCAATATTTGAAGAATTTAGCAGCAATGCTCGCCGAACAAGAGCAAAACGCGTATCAGGATGTGCAGATGTCCCGGAAAGATTTATTCGGAACAGTTGAGAGAACATGCCCGTCGCATTATTACTCCAGCTTTCATTCTCTGCAGAAGCCAAGAGCAACATACACCATGCAGCTTCTTGGAAAATTTCTCCATGAAAACAGAGGCGTTCAAGTGCGTAGATTAAGTTACGCCTAGCATCTCCGTCGATCGTACGCAATTGATCCAGATCCCTATCTACTAACGTCCTGTATAAAGCATCGCAGGTTGACTCAGGGTTGACTACAACAAATGAGCGGAAGAGTCTAGAACCCCGATCCGACAAGATCACTTCCGCTTGGCCAAAAGGGCCTTGGGGGCCACATAACTTTTCTGTCAGCGCTTTAACGTTGCTATGAAAGTCAAGTTTTTCTATTTGCTGACAAAAACCCTCTACCATATTCTCTGGTATGTTATTAATTAATTCATTTTGTCTTTCCTGTCTTGATCCAGTCCACCATTGCCCAGCCAAACGAATAGCCAAGGGCTTGGGAACTACCTGACCGTATCGTCCACGACGATCAATAATTCCTCTCTCCGAAAATTCGTGAACGCATGCATAGACTGTATCAACATTCATTCCGATAAAATTGGCAATAAATTTGAGCTGTTTGTAATGGTCAACAAAAACCGGACAAAAAGTTAAGCACACTTTTCAAATTCAATCGGGCTTTTGTAGCCCAGAGTTGAATGTGGTCTTCGCGAGTTATACCAGGTCACAATATAAGCTCGCACATCCCGAATTGCATCTTCTCGATGGCGATACAAATTATCCCTGATCCACTCCCGTTTCAGGCTGCTAAAGAAGCGCTCCACAACAGCATTGTCCCAACAATTTCCCTTGCGGCTCATGGAACACACAATACCGTGCTGCTTCAATGAAGTCTGATACTTCAGGCTCGCATATTGCGAACCACGATCCGAATGGTGAATGAGTCCCGCCGATGGCTTGCGCATATTCACCGCCATCATCAATGCGCGAATCACCAGCGATTTCGTTTGCCGTTTATCCATGCACCAGCCAACAACCCGCCGCGAATACAGGTCAATCACCACCGCCAGGTACAGCCATCCTTCTGCTGTCCAAATATAAGTAATGTCTGCAGCCCAGGCTTGATTCGGTGTAACCGGATTGAACTGCCGATCAAGTATATTCTCCGCTACCGGCAATTTATGGTTGCTGTTGGTGGTAATACGAAACTTACGCTTCTGTTTAACTACCA
It contains:
- a CDS encoding IS3 family transposase, with the translated sequence MRFAFIREHASRCRVKHLCRMLSVSRSRYYEWLGQQQDKPDPEQQRFETCMRALFVESNSSMGSRRMARRLQAQGFAAGRYRVRRLMKKLGLVVKQKRKFRITTNSNHKLPVAENILDRQFNPVTPNQAWAADITYIWTAEGWLYLAVVIDLYSRRVVGWCMDKRQTKSLVIRALMMAVNMRKPSAGLIHHSDRGSQYASLKYQTSLKQHGIVCSMSRKGNCWDNAVVERFFSSLKREWIRDNLYRHREDAIRDVRAYIVTWYNSRRPHSTLGYKSPIEFEKCA